The following are from one region of the Populus trichocarpa isolate Nisqually-1 chromosome 8, P.trichocarpa_v4.1, whole genome shotgun sequence genome:
- the LOC7473452 gene encoding uncharacterized protein LOC7473452 isoform X1, translated as MDTNDKNIEPVIDLGFSLGYSNQCIQRRLKNDSGAGANAASSVDMTFVATNALSELVWSPKKGLSLKCADGTFSNQKPSLLRGAGPSDMVSGSNADKAIGKKVFMTPPEESDVRSEVAGRDNPTKFVTSDTGLFPLSSESRHKVKIGNYEFLAATDDHKEEMKTAVGLPFLQKMEDARNNKAEDIYDPINLQVDEISRTWETKFPSLSDETKLDVAQNGPTSKEPNVRIGGVGDASHTLQTEIVSASQVCSVEECESYDTNMQKAPLGREHFESPSCMEKERENNMGTGPYICPLEKLESTAENDFKTPHSENVCDVATEIVGSQNAKEVRSSSQQDDEILPKDNDCAIKQSPTYSRTRRYQMKGKAKALSDGNLNERMLDMDDDSHESVESCNSVGLFSTGKRQRNFDPHSYVGSKSIKTKIQESPGSSSFVKHDGSFMNWISNMMKGFLKSNEDEAPSLALTLANLKHGHEDRDKNLISCNRNQDQGCKTMGFHSLFQSLYCPKTKAQETVALNANTQTEGSKELGLDNKICDSNATPITCPMVTDNVYKRFLQPNEKLNESTSGNGTAPPALTKLLSTNIASGQEISGSNSAEKKNSCNMATDKEKDETSSNSSRGKRKRNDAEQPSEGKATNTSGYRSDPLTSLWITRLSPKTSGPLSNRDLCHRRTSEALDGFTDFIRLKAQWQNHPSSYQDKKIVGAREEEHFTEDPVCMQNCANSTEVSFSINKVNGHHDEKSMCKVNSTLPFSRFRNSEAMASVFARRLDALKHIMPSYGTDDSSHGNLTCFFCGIKGHHVRDCPEIIDSELADILRNANSFNGANEFPCVCIRCFQSNHWAVACPSASSRTRHQAEYGASLVHESSPCKILLNPRNEDDAKQSDGKDSQLQAADAPTVCNGKLHEASASRKMNMNMKPFERDTASSSGEKKLKENQVMPLSINSQILDVPKGIFDAVKRLRLSRTIILKWMNSHTPPSHLDGFFLRLRLGKWEQGLGGTGYYVACITGVQSQSSKQKFKNSIAVIVGGVKCLVESQYISNHDFTEGELVAWWCATLKDGGKTPSEEDLRLKVEGMKMLRF; from the exons ATGGatacaaatgataaaaacatagaACCTGTAATTGATTTAGGATTTTCCCTGGGTTATTCCAATCAGTGCATTCAGAGAAGATTGAAGAATGATTCAGGTGCAGGTGCAAATGCAGCTTCAAGTGTAGACATGACATTTGTGGCCACCAATGCCCTGTCTGAACTAGTTTGGTCTCCAAAGAAAGGTTTGAGTCTTAAATGCGCCGATGGAACCTTCTCCAACCAAAAACCCTCTCTGTTACGGGGTGCAGGACCAAGTGATATGGTAAGTGGATCAAATGCTGACAAAGCTATCGGCAAAAAAGTTTTCATGACTCCTCCAGAAGAATCTGACGTGAGGAGTGAAGTTGCTGGAAGAGACAACCCCACAAAGTTCGTTACAAGTGATACAGGCCTATTTCCGTTGTCAAGTGAATCAAGGCATAAAGTCAAAATAGGTAATTATGAATTCCTTGCAG CAACTGATGATCACAAGGAGGAAATGAAAACAGCAGTTGGGCTACCTTTTCTGCAGAAAATGGAGGATGCAAGAAACAATAAAGCAGAAGATATTTATGATCCGATCAATCTTCAAGTAGATGAAATATCTAGGACCTGGGAAACCAAATTTCCAAGTTTGTCAG aTGAAACGAAACTGGATGTGGCACAGAATGGCCCAACTTCCAAGGAACCTAATGTCAGGATTGGAGGTGTTGGTGATGCAAGTCACACATTACAGACAGAAATTGTTTCGGCCTCGCAAGTTTGCTCTGTGGAAGAATGTGAATCTTATGACACTAATATGCAGAAAGCACCATTAGGAAGAGAACATTTTGAATCACCTTCATGCatggaaaaagagagagagaataatatGGGGACTGGTCCCTACATCTGTCCTCTGGAAAAACTGGAGTCAACTGCAGAGAATGATTTTAAAACTCCACATAGTGAAAATGTGTGTGATGTGGCAACTGAGATTGTAGGATCACAAAATGCCAAGGAAGTCCGGAGTAGCTCTCAGCAGGATGATGAGATACTTCCTAAAGACAATGATTGTGCCATTAAACAGTCTCCCACATACAGCAGAACCCGGAGGTATCAAATGAAAGGCAAGGCTAAGGCTTTATCTGATGGAAATTTAAATGAAAGAATGCTGGACATGGATGATGACAGCCATGAAAGTGTTGAAAGTTGCAACAGTGTTGGGTTATTTTCTACTGGCAAAAGGCAACGGAACTTTGATCCACATTCGTATGTTGGGAGCAAAagtatcaaaacaaaaattcaagaaagtCCCGGTTCCTCGTCATTTGTTAAACATGATGGTTCATTCATGAATTGGATCTCAAACATGATGAAGGGGttcttaaaatcaaatgaagatgAGGCACCTTCTCTTGCTCTTACCCTTGCAAATCTCAAGCATGGACATGAGGATCGTGATAAGAATCTCATTTCATGTAACAGAAATCAAGATCAAGGGTGCAAAACTATGGGATTTCATTCGCTTTTTCAGTCATTGTATTGTCCCAAGACAAAGGCTCAAGAAACTGTCGCTTTGAATGCCAATACTCAAACGGAAGGATCTAAAGAACTTGGGCTGGACAACAAGATCTGTGACTCTAATGCTACTCCAATAACCTGTCCTATGGTGACTGACAATGTGTACAAACGGTTTCTTCAACCAAATGAGAAGTTAAATGAGTCGACATCTGGAAATGGTACAGCTCCACCAGCCTTGACCAAACTTTTATCCACCAATATTGCTTCTGGTCAGGAGATCAGCGGGAGTAACTctgcagagaaaaaaaattcatgcaacATGGCAACTGATAAGGAGAAAGATGAGACAAGCTCCAATTCCTCTCGGGGTAAACGTAAGAGGAACGATGCTGAACAGCCATCTGAAGGCAAGGCCACAAATACTTCCGGGTACAGAAGTGACCCACTCACAAGCTTGTGGATAACTCGGCTTTCTCCAAAAACTTCTGGTCCATTGTCGAACCGGGATCTTTGCCACAGAAGAACTAGCGAAGCTCTTGATGGCTTTACCGATTTCATAAGGCTGAAGGCTCAGTGGCAGAATCATCCTTCTTCTTACCAAGACAAAAAAATTGTGGGGGCTAGGGAGGAGGAGCACTTCACTGAGGACCCGGTATGCATGCAAAATTGTGCCAACAGTACTGAAGTTTCATTTAGCATAAATAAAGTAAATGGACACCATGATGAGAAGTCCATGTGTAAAGTGAACTCTACCTTGCCTTTTTCAAGATTCAGAAATTCAGAGGCGATGGCTTCTGTCTTTGCAAGGAGATTGGATGCCCTCAAGCACATCATGCCATCATACGGGACAGATGATTCTTCTCATGGAAACCTGACATGTTTCTTTTGTGGCATAAAAGGTCACCATGTGCGAGATTGTCCAGAGATAATAGATAGTGAGCTTGCAGATATTCTAAGAAATGCTAATTCATTTAACGGAGCAAACGAATTTCCCTGTGTGTGCATAAGATGTTTCCAGTCAAATCACTGGGCTGTTGCATGTCCTAGTGCCTCTTCAAGAACAAGACATCAAGCAGAATATGGCGCATCTCTGGTCCATGAATCCAGCCCTTGTAAAATTCTGCTCAATCCAAGAAATGAAGACGATGCAAAGCAGTCAGATGGCAAGGATAGTCAATTGCAAGCTGCTGATGCACCTACAGTTTGCAATGGGAAATTGCATGAAGCTTCTGCCTCTAGGAAaatgaatatgaatatgaaaCCGTTTGAGAGAGACACTGCTTCAAGTTCTGGGGAAAAGAAGTTGAAAGAAAACCAGGTCATGCCTTTGAGCATCAATAGCCAGATATTGGACGTACCCAAGGGAATTTTTGATGCAGTAAAAAGGCTTCGTTTATCTCGAACAATTATTCTCAA ATGGATGAATTCCCATACACCACCATCACATCTTGATGGCTTTTTCCTGCGCTTGCGGCTTGGGAAGTGGGAACAGGGACTGGGGGGAACTGGGTATTATGTTGCCTGCATTACTG GAGTTCAAAGTCAGAGTTCAAAACAAAAGTTCAAAAATTCTATTGCTGTAATTGTAGGTGGCGTCAAATGTTTAGTTGAGAGTCAATATATCTCCAACCACGACTTCACCGAG GGTGAGCTAGTGGCATGGTGGTGTGCAACCTTGAAGGATGGTGGCAAGACACCCTCCGAAGAAGATTTAAGATTGAAAGTTGAAGGGATGAAAATGTTACGGTTTTAG
- the LOC7473452 gene encoding uncharacterized protein LOC7473452 isoform X2, whose amino-acid sequence MDTNDKNIEPVIDLGFSLGYSNQCIQRRLKNDSGAGANAASSVDMTFVATNALSELVWSPKKGLSLKCADGTFSNQKPSLLRGAGPSDMVSGSNADKAIGKKVFMTPPEESDVRSEVAGRDNPTKFVTSDTGLFPLSSESRHKVKIATDDHKEEMKTAVGLPFLQKMEDARNNKAEDIYDPINLQVDEISRTWETKFPSLSDETKLDVAQNGPTSKEPNVRIGGVGDASHTLQTEIVSASQVCSVEECESYDTNMQKAPLGREHFESPSCMEKERENNMGTGPYICPLEKLESTAENDFKTPHSENVCDVATEIVGSQNAKEVRSSSQQDDEILPKDNDCAIKQSPTYSRTRRYQMKGKAKALSDGNLNERMLDMDDDSHESVESCNSVGLFSTGKRQRNFDPHSYVGSKSIKTKIQESPGSSSFVKHDGSFMNWISNMMKGFLKSNEDEAPSLALTLANLKHGHEDRDKNLISCNRNQDQGCKTMGFHSLFQSLYCPKTKAQETVALNANTQTEGSKELGLDNKICDSNATPITCPMVTDNVYKRFLQPNEKLNESTSGNGTAPPALTKLLSTNIASGQEISGSNSAEKKNSCNMATDKEKDETSSNSSRGKRKRNDAEQPSEGKATNTSGYRSDPLTSLWITRLSPKTSGPLSNRDLCHRRTSEALDGFTDFIRLKAQWQNHPSSYQDKKIVGAREEEHFTEDPVCMQNCANSTEVSFSINKVNGHHDEKSMCKVNSTLPFSRFRNSEAMASVFARRLDALKHIMPSYGTDDSSHGNLTCFFCGIKGHHVRDCPEIIDSELADILRNANSFNGANEFPCVCIRCFQSNHWAVACPSASSRTRHQAEYGASLVHESSPCKILLNPRNEDDAKQSDGKDSQLQAADAPTVCNGKLHEASASRKMNMNMKPFERDTASSSGEKKLKENQVMPLSINSQILDVPKGIFDAVKRLRLSRTIILKWMNSHTPPSHLDGFFLRLRLGKWEQGLGGTGYYVACITGVQSQSSKQKFKNSIAVIVGGVKCLVESQYISNHDFTEGELVAWWCATLKDGGKTPSEEDLRLKVEGMKMLRF is encoded by the exons ATGGatacaaatgataaaaacatagaACCTGTAATTGATTTAGGATTTTCCCTGGGTTATTCCAATCAGTGCATTCAGAGAAGATTGAAGAATGATTCAGGTGCAGGTGCAAATGCAGCTTCAAGTGTAGACATGACATTTGTGGCCACCAATGCCCTGTCTGAACTAGTTTGGTCTCCAAAGAAAGGTTTGAGTCTTAAATGCGCCGATGGAACCTTCTCCAACCAAAAACCCTCTCTGTTACGGGGTGCAGGACCAAGTGATATGGTAAGTGGATCAAATGCTGACAAAGCTATCGGCAAAAAAGTTTTCATGACTCCTCCAGAAGAATCTGACGTGAGGAGTGAAGTTGCTGGAAGAGACAACCCCACAAAGTTCGTTACAAGTGATACAGGCCTATTTCCGTTGTCAAGTGAATCAAGGCATAAAGTCAAAATAG CAACTGATGATCACAAGGAGGAAATGAAAACAGCAGTTGGGCTACCTTTTCTGCAGAAAATGGAGGATGCAAGAAACAATAAAGCAGAAGATATTTATGATCCGATCAATCTTCAAGTAGATGAAATATCTAGGACCTGGGAAACCAAATTTCCAAGTTTGTCAG aTGAAACGAAACTGGATGTGGCACAGAATGGCCCAACTTCCAAGGAACCTAATGTCAGGATTGGAGGTGTTGGTGATGCAAGTCACACATTACAGACAGAAATTGTTTCGGCCTCGCAAGTTTGCTCTGTGGAAGAATGTGAATCTTATGACACTAATATGCAGAAAGCACCATTAGGAAGAGAACATTTTGAATCACCTTCATGCatggaaaaagagagagagaataatatGGGGACTGGTCCCTACATCTGTCCTCTGGAAAAACTGGAGTCAACTGCAGAGAATGATTTTAAAACTCCACATAGTGAAAATGTGTGTGATGTGGCAACTGAGATTGTAGGATCACAAAATGCCAAGGAAGTCCGGAGTAGCTCTCAGCAGGATGATGAGATACTTCCTAAAGACAATGATTGTGCCATTAAACAGTCTCCCACATACAGCAGAACCCGGAGGTATCAAATGAAAGGCAAGGCTAAGGCTTTATCTGATGGAAATTTAAATGAAAGAATGCTGGACATGGATGATGACAGCCATGAAAGTGTTGAAAGTTGCAACAGTGTTGGGTTATTTTCTACTGGCAAAAGGCAACGGAACTTTGATCCACATTCGTATGTTGGGAGCAAAagtatcaaaacaaaaattcaagaaagtCCCGGTTCCTCGTCATTTGTTAAACATGATGGTTCATTCATGAATTGGATCTCAAACATGATGAAGGGGttcttaaaatcaaatgaagatgAGGCACCTTCTCTTGCTCTTACCCTTGCAAATCTCAAGCATGGACATGAGGATCGTGATAAGAATCTCATTTCATGTAACAGAAATCAAGATCAAGGGTGCAAAACTATGGGATTTCATTCGCTTTTTCAGTCATTGTATTGTCCCAAGACAAAGGCTCAAGAAACTGTCGCTTTGAATGCCAATACTCAAACGGAAGGATCTAAAGAACTTGGGCTGGACAACAAGATCTGTGACTCTAATGCTACTCCAATAACCTGTCCTATGGTGACTGACAATGTGTACAAACGGTTTCTTCAACCAAATGAGAAGTTAAATGAGTCGACATCTGGAAATGGTACAGCTCCACCAGCCTTGACCAAACTTTTATCCACCAATATTGCTTCTGGTCAGGAGATCAGCGGGAGTAACTctgcagagaaaaaaaattcatgcaacATGGCAACTGATAAGGAGAAAGATGAGACAAGCTCCAATTCCTCTCGGGGTAAACGTAAGAGGAACGATGCTGAACAGCCATCTGAAGGCAAGGCCACAAATACTTCCGGGTACAGAAGTGACCCACTCACAAGCTTGTGGATAACTCGGCTTTCTCCAAAAACTTCTGGTCCATTGTCGAACCGGGATCTTTGCCACAGAAGAACTAGCGAAGCTCTTGATGGCTTTACCGATTTCATAAGGCTGAAGGCTCAGTGGCAGAATCATCCTTCTTCTTACCAAGACAAAAAAATTGTGGGGGCTAGGGAGGAGGAGCACTTCACTGAGGACCCGGTATGCATGCAAAATTGTGCCAACAGTACTGAAGTTTCATTTAGCATAAATAAAGTAAATGGACACCATGATGAGAAGTCCATGTGTAAAGTGAACTCTACCTTGCCTTTTTCAAGATTCAGAAATTCAGAGGCGATGGCTTCTGTCTTTGCAAGGAGATTGGATGCCCTCAAGCACATCATGCCATCATACGGGACAGATGATTCTTCTCATGGAAACCTGACATGTTTCTTTTGTGGCATAAAAGGTCACCATGTGCGAGATTGTCCAGAGATAATAGATAGTGAGCTTGCAGATATTCTAAGAAATGCTAATTCATTTAACGGAGCAAACGAATTTCCCTGTGTGTGCATAAGATGTTTCCAGTCAAATCACTGGGCTGTTGCATGTCCTAGTGCCTCTTCAAGAACAAGACATCAAGCAGAATATGGCGCATCTCTGGTCCATGAATCCAGCCCTTGTAAAATTCTGCTCAATCCAAGAAATGAAGACGATGCAAAGCAGTCAGATGGCAAGGATAGTCAATTGCAAGCTGCTGATGCACCTACAGTTTGCAATGGGAAATTGCATGAAGCTTCTGCCTCTAGGAAaatgaatatgaatatgaaaCCGTTTGAGAGAGACACTGCTTCAAGTTCTGGGGAAAAGAAGTTGAAAGAAAACCAGGTCATGCCTTTGAGCATCAATAGCCAGATATTGGACGTACCCAAGGGAATTTTTGATGCAGTAAAAAGGCTTCGTTTATCTCGAACAATTATTCTCAA ATGGATGAATTCCCATACACCACCATCACATCTTGATGGCTTTTTCCTGCGCTTGCGGCTTGGGAAGTGGGAACAGGGACTGGGGGGAACTGGGTATTATGTTGCCTGCATTACTG GAGTTCAAAGTCAGAGTTCAAAACAAAAGTTCAAAAATTCTATTGCTGTAATTGTAGGTGGCGTCAAATGTTTAGTTGAGAGTCAATATATCTCCAACCACGACTTCACCGAG GGTGAGCTAGTGGCATGGTGGTGTGCAACCTTGAAGGATGGTGGCAAGACACCCTCCGAAGAAGATTTAAGATTGAAAGTTGAAGGGATGAAAATGTTACGGTTTTAG
- the LOC7473453 gene encoding uncharacterized protein LOC7473453, producing the protein MGEPFFDLMEFLKTPSITETLVDILLCAVPIWLSVMIGLVIGWSWRPRWTGLVFLGLRSKFRFLWTAPPGFGARRLWLAFTAISAFSVCRTIWSNFQGKNRKSAPAAAASSSATSQRNPGGRSGGSISSSGELEDREDIVTENDLEHLLHLLEGKDRQMEWQCMMERSTSNMRYQAWRHEPQEGPTVYRSRSVFEDATPELVRDFFWDDEFRPKWDTMLAYFKILEEYPHTGTMIVHWIKKFPFFCSDREYIIGRRIWDAGKTYYCVTKGVPYPGLHKRDKLRRVDLYFSGWVIRAVESRKGDGQISACEVTLLHYEDMGIPKDVAKLGVRHAMWGAVKKLHSGMRAYQNARKSEASLSRCALMARITTKVSFDEGMDSSETANEEEDRSPAVDIQRHKDHGIDWKWIAVGGTVALVCGLHTGAIGKALLLGAGQRLARK; encoded by the exons ATGGGCGAGCCTTTCTTCGATCTAATGGAGTTTCTAAAGACACCTTCCATAACTGAAACACTCGTCGACATTTTGCTATGTGCAGTACCGATATGGCTATCCGTTATGATCGGCCTCGTTATTGGCTGGTCTTGGCGGCCTAGGTGGACTGGCTTGGTCTTTCTTGGCTTGAGGAGCAAGTTTAGGTTCCTTTGGACTGCGCCTCCTGGATTCGGAGCTCGGCGTCTCTGGCTCGCTTTTACGGCTATCTCGGCCTTTTCTGTTTGCCGCACCATTTGGTCCaatttccagggtaaaaatagaaaatcagcACCCGCCGCTGCGGCTTCATCTTCGGCAACCTCACAGAGGAATCCAGGGGGGAGAAGTGGCGGTTCTATTAG CTCCTCTGGTGAGTTAGAGGACAGGGAGGACATTGTCACTGAGAATGACTTAGAACACCTATTGCATCTGCTGGAGGGGAAGGATAGACAGATGGAATGGCAATGTATGATGGAAAGGTCAACCTCAAACATGAGATACCAAGCTTGGCGCCATGAGCCTCAG GAAGGTCCCACTGTTTACCGAAGTAGATCTGTCTTTGAGGATGCGACTCCAGAGTTGGTTAGAGATTTCTTCTGGGATGATGAGTTTCGTCCTAAATGGGATACAATGCTTGCTTACTTCAAAATACTTGAAGAATATCCTCATACAGGAACAATGATTGTGCACTGGATAAAAAAG TTCCCATTTTTCTGTAGTGATCGAGAATATATCATTGGTCGAAGAATATGGGATGCTGGGAAGACATATTATTGCGTGACCAAG GGGGTGCCTTATCCAGGCCTGCACAAGCGTGACAAGTTAAGGCGTGTTGACCTTTATTTCTCAGGTTGGGTTATTAGGGCAG TGGAATCTCGTAAAGGAGACGGACAGATTTCTGCATGTGAGGTTACCCTTTTACATTACGAGGACATGGGGATACCCAAAGATGTGGCCAAGTTGGGGGTTCGTCATGCGATGTGGGGAGCAGTGAAGAAACTGCATTCTGGTATGAGAGCATACCAGAATGCAAGGAAATCAGAAGCTTCGTTGTCCAGATGCGCGCTTATGGCAAGAATTACCACAAAAGTGTCTTTTGATGAAGGCATGGATTCTTCAGAAACTGCTAATGAGGAGGAGGATAGAAGTCCAGCTGTAGATATCCAAAGACACAAGGATCACGGTATTGATTGGAAATGGATAGCTGTAGGCGGAACAGTAGCACTGGTTTGCGGTCTTCACACTGGTGCGATTGGCAAGGCTTTGTTACTTGGAGCAGGGCAAAGACTTGCACGGAAGTGA